The genomic segment ACTGGTGAAAATATAGTCAAAACGCCGCTTCAGAACGGCGCGGGTTTCCGGGCCGGCATAAACGTCCACGCGTTTTTTCATACATTGAAAAATCCCTCGCAAATCGTCTATGCCATGCGTATGATCCGCATGATCGTGGGTATACAAAACCCCGTCAAGGCGGGTAATGCCCGCATCCAGGCATTGTTCCCTGAGATCCGGTGACGTATCAACAAGCAGTGCCGTGCCCTGCTCTTCCACGTAGATGGAAGACCGCCGGCGGCGGTTTTTCGGATTGTTGCGATCACATACGCCCCAGATATTGCCGATCCGCGGCACGCCGCCCGAAGTGCCACAGCCCAGAATAGTCACCTTCATCAGTTTTCCCCTTCCGACAGACACGCCTTATGACGCGCCTTATGGAACAGGGCAAAGAAGTTTTCCGTGGTGATCCGGGCCAGTTCTTCATAAGACAGTCCCAGCAGGTCAGCCAGAAAGGCGGCCGTATATTTCACATAAGCCGGCTCATTAGGTTTGCCGCGTTTGGGCACCGGTGCTAGATAAGGCGCGTCCGTTTCAACCAACAACCGGTCGTGGGGGATGATCCTTACCGTTTCCCGAAGATCCGTAGCGTTTTTGAACGTAACGATCCCGGAAATGGAAATATAACACCCCATCTCCAGCGCCGCCTCGGCAAAGGCGCGACTGGCGGTAAAACAGTGAATGACCGCCGGATAGGCGCCCTTGTCCATTTCTTCTTTCATGATCCGGGCCGTATCGGCATCAGCATCCCTGGAGTGCACAATCAGCGGCAGACCAGTTTCCCGGCTGGCGGCAATATGAGCCCGGAAATTTTCCTGTTGTAAGTGGCGCGGCGCATGATCGTAATAATAATCCAGCCCGCTTTCGCCAATACCGACGACCTTTTCCGGCTGAGCCTTTTCAATCAGCTGTTCCGCCGTAATTCCGGGTTCATTTTCCGCCTCATGGGGGTGGCTGCCCACCGTACACCAGACATGATCATACTGCCGGGCGATGGCCAGCACCTCGTCATATTCGCTAAGCCGGGCATTGATGGCCAGCATCGCGCCGACCCCTGCCTCGCGGGCCCGTTGCATGACACCGGGCATATCCTCTGTCATGCTGCCGTAATTTAAATGGCAATGGCTGTCGACAAGCATCTCTTTCAAGCCTCTTGTTCAACAAATCGGGGGAAGACTCCTTGCGGCTTGTCCAGGACTGTACCGCTTGGCAGACGGCCGGTTTCGCCCAATTGGTCAAAACCGCGCGCTGCCTGGTCGAGGTTCAGCTGATCCAGCAT from the Luteithermobacter gelatinilyticus genome contains:
- a CDS encoding TatD family hydrolase; the protein is MLVDSHCHLNYGSMTEDMPGVMQRAREAGVGAMLAINARLSEYDEVLAIARQYDHVWCTVGSHPHEAENEPGITAEQLIEKAQPEKVVGIGESGLDYYYDHAPRHLQQENFRAHIAASRETGLPLIVHSRDADADTARIMKEEMDKGAYPAVIHCFTASRAFAEAALEMGCYISISGIVTFKNATDLRETVRIIPHDRLLVETDAPYLAPVPKRGKPNEPAYVKYTAAFLADLLGLSYEELARITTENFFALFHKARHKACLSEGEN